The following proteins are encoded in a genomic region of Tigriopus californicus strain San Diego chromosome 6, Tcal_SD_v2.1, whole genome shotgun sequence:
- the LOC131882075 gene encoding intraflagellar transport protein 122 homolog has translation MMRAVPTWVDKVHDRDRNEQCIYDLCFRPDGSQLVVAAGQRVLVYDTADGTLIQPLKGHKDNVYCVAYAKDGKRFASGGADKCVIIWTSKLEGILKYSHNDAVQCLCYNPITHQLASCAHSDFGLWSGEQKSVQKHKVPARVNCCSWTNDGQYIALGLGNGVVSIRGKAGEEKIRIERPNGPQSAIWALEWNPSSEESYDILCVTDWGQSVSFYSLSGKQVSKERALGFDPCCVSYFSKGEYLMIGGSNKGCILYTRDGVKLGSVGEQSSWIWCCAAKPDSSFIVLGCQDGTIAYYQLIFSTVHGLYRERYAYRDNMTDVIIQHLLTDQKVRIKCRDLVKKIAIYKHRLAVQLAERIVIYELYSGDMSDMHYRVKEKINQKIECNLLVICTNHLILCQEKRLQCLNFRGAKEREWIMESLIRYIKVVGGPPEREGLLLGLKNGQILKIFIDNPFPVNLLTINSAIRCLDLSSSRKKLAIVDEHSTCLVYDLTTKELMYQEPNANSVAWNTHFEDMLCFSGSNTLSIKAGEFPAHQQKMMGFVVGFSGSKIFCLHVYSMTTIEVPLSSPMFQYLEKKDLDLAYETACLGVTENDWEALGKSALLTLNTDIAKKSFTRLKDLKYLELIYDIENKKTNQNEQESALLADLLAFQGKFSEAAKLYKKAGQEQKALTMYTDLRMFDHANEFLGSEDSAERRLLIKKKADWAAKINEPRAAAEMYLSAGETDKAIHIIGEHGWVDMLNDVGRKLDKADTESVQLVAHYLKKHGQLQYAKDMYKKIGDFQAMVQIFVEAKEWKEAFVLAEKNPEYKEQVYVPYAKWLAEQDRFVEAQKAFHMAGRPDEAFRVLNELTLNAVNESRFDDAAYYYWILSLQFADLAKDANQKDAMIEKFQEFQTKANMYYAYHTIQRYTDEPFTSYMPEALFNISRYLMHELLFNHPQGVSKFSVLYALAKQSRNLGAFKLARSVMEKIQKLVIPKRFRENVDLAAMMIRSKPFYDNEELLSMCYRCSTTNPLFNPKGNRCNNCGLKFVYSFVSFEILPLVEFQLDEGISDQEAMALIESSVSPNDLNAGPEDGPDVMTMEANEDDPFSGKMLAFQQDGEMFSSVIVNRKALSSMEPGDVIVFKWDKPIRYQFFRNIMPEMSITKCETCNRVFHTDDYELQLLQKGHCPFCRANAHFNQTDDDATINGLDD, from the coding sequence ATGATGCGGGCTGTTCCCACTTGGGTAGATAAGGTTCATGACCGCGATCGCAATGAGCAATGCATCTATGACTTGTGTTTCCGACCGGATGGTTCCCAATTGGTTGTGGCGGCGGGTCAACGAGTATTAGTCTATGACACCGCAGATGGGACCTTGATCCAGCCTTTGAAAGGGCACAAGGACAATGTGTATTGCGTGGCGTATGCCAAAGACGGAAAACGCTTTGCTTCCGGCGGTGCGGACAAATGTGTCATCATTTGGACCAGCAAGCTGGAGGGTATCCTGAAGTATTCCCACAACGATGCAGTTCAATGTCTTTGTTATAATCCTATTACTCATCAATTGGCATCTTGCGCTCACAGCGATTTTGGCCTTTGGTCTGGCGAGCAGAAATCGGTTCAAAAGCACAAAGTTCCAGCTCGAGTGAATTGTTGCTCTTGGACCAATGATGGGCAGTACATCGCTTTGGGCTTGGGTAATGGTGTGGTGTCGATCCGGGGCAAAGCCGGAGAGGAGAAGATCCGGATTGAACGACCCAATGGGCCGCAAAGTGCGATTTGGGCTCTGGAATGGAATCCGTCCTCGGAGGAGTCCTATGATATTTTGTGCGTCACGGACTGGGGCCAAAGTGTCTCGTTCTACTCTTTATCTGGCAAGCAAGTCAGTAAAGAGAGGGCCTTGGGCTTCGACCCTTGTTGTGTGTCTTACTTTTCTAAAGGAGAGTATCTCATGATAGGGGGGTCCAACAAGGGGTGTATTCTCTATACTCGCGATGGGGTCAAATTGGGATCGGTGGGAGAGCAGAGCTCGTGGATTTGGTGTTGTGCGGCCAAGCCGGATTCCAGTTTTATTGTATTGGGCTGTCAAGATGGCACGATTGCCTACTACCAATTGATTTTCAGTACCGTCCATGGGCTTTATCGAGAACGGTACGCTTATCGCGATAACATGACCGATGTCATTATTCAGCATCTTCTCACGGATCAAAAGGTGCGGATCAAGTGTCGAGATCTAGTCAAGAAGATTGCCATCTACAAGCATCGCTTGGCCGTGCAATTAGCCGAGCGAATCGTCATCTACGAGTTGTATTCAGGCGATATGTCAGACATGCATTACCGAGTCAAGGAGAAGATCAATCAGAAGATTGAATGCAATCTGCTGGTGATATGTACCAATCATTTGATCCTTTGTCAAGAGAAACGACTCCAGTGTCTCAATTTCCGCGGAGCCAAAGAACGTGAGTGGATCATGGAATCCCTGATTCGATACATCAAAGTGGTCGGAGGACCCCCGGAACGTGAGGGACTCTTATTGGGACTTAAGAATGGCCAGATCCTGAAGATTTTCATTGACAACCCGTTCCCTGTCAATTTGCTCACCATCAACTCGGCCATCCGATGCCTCGACTTGTCCTCTTCTCGAAAAAAATTGGCCATTGTCGATGAGCACTCGACTTGCTTGGTGTACGATCTCACAACCAAAGAGCTCATGTACCAAGAACCCAACGCTAACTCGGTGGCCTGGAACACTCATTTCGAGGACATGCTTTGTTTCTCGGGATCTAATACCTTAAGCATAAAGGCCGGGGAGTTCCCAGCTCATCAGCAGAAGATGATGGGCTTTGTCGTTGGCTTCTCTGGCTCAAAGATCTTTTGCCTTCACGTCTATAGCATGACAACCATTGAAGTCCCCCTGTCGTCGCCAATGTTCCAATACTTGGAGAAAAAAGATCTTGACTTGGCTTATGAAACAGCTTGTCTTGGAGTGACTGAGAATGATTGGGAAGCATTGGGCAAGTCTGCTCTACTCACTCTGAACACTGATATCGCCAAAAAGTCATTCACGCGTTTGAAAGATTTAAAGTATTTGGAGCTCATCTACGATATCGAGAACAAGaagacaaatcaaaatgagcaaGAGAGTGCTCTATTGGCTGATTTGCTCGCTTTCCAAGGGAAATTTTCCGAGGCAGCAAAACTGTACAAAAAAGCGGGTCAGGAGCAGAAGGCCTTAACTATGTACACGGACTTGAGGATGTTCGACCATGCCAATGAGTTTTTGGGCTCCGAGGATTCTGCGGAAAGAAGACTCTTGATCAAAAAGAAGGCAGATTGGGCGGCCAAAATCAATGAACCACGGGCTGCGGCCGAGATGTACCTCTCAGCCGGTGAAACAGACAAGGCTATTCATATCATCGGCGAGCACGGATGGGTGGATATGTTAAATGACGTGGGCCGAAAACTGGACAAAGCCGACACTGAATCCGTCCAATTGGTTGCTCATTATCTCAAGAAACACGGCCAACTGCAATACGCCAAGGATATGTACAAGAAAATTGGCGATTTTCAAGCCATGGTCCAAATCTTTGTAGAGGCCAAGGAATGGAAAGAAGCCTTCGTATTGGCGGAGAAGAATCCCGAGTACAAAGAACAAGTCTATGTGCCCTATGCCAAATGGTTGGCTGAACAAGATCGGTTTGTCGAGGCCCAAAAAGCCTTTCACATGGCTGGGAGGCCGGATGAAGCGTTTAGGGTTCTCAATGAACTCACTCTGAATGCCGTGAATGAATCGAGGTTTGACGATGCTGCTTATTACTATTGGATACTGTCCTTGCAGTTTGCGGATCTCGCCAAGGATGCGAACCAAAAGGATGCCATGATTGagaaatttcaagaatttcagACCAAAGCCAATATGTACTATGCATACCACACCATTCAGCGATACACGGATGAACCATTCACAAGCTACATGCCAGAAGCGTTGTTTAACATTTCTCGATATCTAATGCACGAACTTCTGTTTAACCATCCACAAGGCGTATCCAAGTTCTCGGTTTTATATGCTCTGGCCAAGCAATCCCGAAACTTGGGTGCCTTCAAATTGGCGCGCTCGGTAATGGAGAAGATCCAAAAGCTTGTCATCCCAAAGCGATTCCGGGAGAATGTTGACCTGGCCGCCATGATGATCCGCTCCAAGCCTTTCTATGACAACGAAGAACTCTTGTCCATGTGTTATCGATGTTCAACCACCAACCCACTGTTCAACCCGAAAGGCAATCGGTGCAACAACTGTGGATTGAAATTCGTCTACTCCTTCGTCTCGTTCGAGATCCTCCCTTTGGTTGAGTTTCAGCTCGATGAAGGCATATCTGATCAGGAAGCCATGGCATTGATTGAATCGTCCGTGTCACCCAACGACTTAAACGCAGGACCCGAAGATGGACCCGATGTCATGACAATGGAAGCCAACGAAGATGATCCATTTTCCGGCAAAATGTTAGCATTTCAACAAGACGGGGAAATGTTCTCCTCGGTGATTGTTAACCGAAAAGCACTCTCGTCTATGGAACCGGGTGATGTGATAGTCTTCAAATGGGACAAGCCCATTCGTTATCAGTTCTTTCGGAACATCATGCCGGAAATGTCCATTACCAAGTGCGAAACGTGCAACCGAGTATTCCATACGGACGATTACGAGCTTCAATTGCTTCAGAAAGGGCATTGCCCATTTTGTCGGGCTAATGCTCATTTCAACCAAACAGATGACGATGCCACCATTAACGGATTAGATGATTAG
- the LOC131882080 gene encoding zinc finger BED domain-containing protein 4-like, with translation MLSPTLITVLLLLISLRICTSSLVPTPKKLMAKVETRWNSTFMMLERFLECKNVLTLLFAGSFFEGKSDGFKFFHSEWDSIQDMVHCLSHIYEATQEMGGEKHTTIGKTIPMTTVLMKAYQEEVEESKTSLTKELAQEILKNLHLRFGRVEFDSMYTFSTLLDPRYKNCMLRNTGGLDQALTELKEELKKGSIVSVSGSDIPSASYEGVLSSQASLWTKMDREVITEMKDSYSSSNQATNELHLYLTEVPRISRQSDPLNWWVKVSKERFPHIYQVGIKYLAIPATSVPSERLFSSAGDILREKRSNLGDDIVTSLICLHANL, from the coding sequence ATGTTGTCACCTACACTCATCACAgtgctgttgcttctgatcAGCTTGAGGATCTGCACATCAAGCTTGGTTCCGACACCTAAAAAGTTGATGGCCAAAGTTGAAACGAGATGGAATTCAACATTCATGATGTTAGAAAGATTTTTGGAATGCAAGAATGTCTTGACACTATTATTCGCCGGCagtttttttgaaggaaaaagtgatggtttcaaattttttcATTCAGAGTGGGATTCCATTCAAGATATGGTCCATTGCCTCAGTCACATTTATGAAGCTACCCAAGAGATGGGAGGAGAAAAACACACGACAATCGGCAAAACTATTCCAATGACCACAGTATTGATGAAAGCGTACCaagaagaagtggaagaaaGTAAAACTTCATTAACAAAAGAACTTGCCCAAGAAATTCTAAAGAACCTTCATCTCAGATTTGGAAGAGTGGAATTTGATTCCATGTACACATTCAGCACTCTCTTGGACCCGAGATATAAAAACTGCATGCTCCGGAATACAGGTGGCTTAGACCAGGCGTTGACAGAACTGAAAGAGGAGCTGAAAAAGGGATCGATCGTTTCAGTCTCCGGGTCTGATATTCCAAGTGCTTCATATGAAGGAGTCCTCTCTTCGCAAGCGTCACTTTGGACGAAAATGGATCGAGAAGTTATAACCGAAATGAAAGATAGctattcttcttcaaatcaagcCACTAATGAGTTACATTTGTATCTGACTGAAGTGCCAAGAATTTCACGACAGTCTGATCCTTTAAACTGGTGGGTGAAAGTTAGCAAGGAAAGGTTTCCTCATATTTATCAAGTTGGCATAAAGTACTTAGCTATTCCAGCAACCTCTGTCCCCAGCGAGAGGCTTTTCAGCTCAGCCGGAGACATCTTGCGTGAAAAAAGAAGCAACCTGGGAGATGATATTGTCACAAGCTTGATATGTCTCCATGCAAAtttgtaa